The Parus major isolate Abel chromosome 4, Parus_major1.1, whole genome shotgun sequence genome has a window encoding:
- the LOC107202824 gene encoding neurophysin 1-like, with protein MPESLSRSQDYKNRARGWDEQPKIPRPAAMSCKALALCLLGLLALSSACYIQNCPIGGKRAVLDMDIRKCLPCGPRNKGHCFGPNICCGEELGCYIGTSETLRCQEENFLPTPCESGHKACGSGGSCAAPGICCSTEGCGTDSSCDQEMLFV; from the exons ATGCCAGAATCCCTAAGCAGGAGCCAGGACTATAAAAACAGGGCCAGAGGTTGGGATGAGCAGCCAAAAATCCCCCGTCCCGCCGCTATGTCCTGCAAGGCTCTGGCCCTCTGcctcctggggctcctggcTCTCTCCTCCGCTTGCTACATCCAGAACTGCCCCATCGGGGGCAAACGCGCTGTGCTGGACATGGACATCAGGAAG TGCCTGCCCTGCGGTCCCCGGAACAAGGGTCACTGCTTCGGGCCCAACATCTGCTGcggggaggagctgggctgctaCATCGGCACCTCGGAAACGCTGCGCTGCCAGGAGGAAAACTTCCTGCCCACCCCCTGCGAGTCGGGACACAAAGCCTGCGGCTCCGGAGGGAGCTGCGCCGCTCCCGGCATCTGCTGCAGCACCG AGGGCTGTGGCACTGACTCGTCCTGTGACCAGGAGATGCTGTTTGTGTAG
- the LOC107202695 gene encoding vasotocin-neurophysin VT codes for MAEPSLPLSFLCLLALSSACYIQNCPRGGKRALADTALRQCMPCGPGNRGNCFGPGICCGAELGCYLGTAETRRCSEEDYLPSPCQAGGQPCGAGGRCAAPGICCTPETCSMDTACLDEGSDGAQEAAEEKNLTVLDGSAGDLLLKLMHLANRQQQQGKHPLL; via the exons ATGGCAGAGCCTTCGCtgcccctctccttcctctgcctcctcgCCTTGTCCTCCGCCTGCTACATCCAGAACTGCCCCCGGGGCGGCAAGCGGGCTCTGGCCGACACAGCCCTGCGACAG TGCATGCCCTGCGGCCCCGGCAACAGAGGGAACTGCTTCGGGCCCGGCATCTGCTGCGGAGCGGAGCTGGGCTGCTACCTGGGCACGGCGGAGACACGGCGCTGCTCCGAGGAGGATTACCTGCCCTCCCCCTGCCAGGCCGGCGGGCAGCCCTGCGGGGCCGGGGGCCGCTGCGCCGCTCCCGGCATCTGCTGCACCCCCG AGACGTGCTCCATGGACACCGCCTGCCTGGACGAGGGCAGCGACGGCGCTCAGGAGGCGGCGGAGGAGAAGAACCTGACGGTACTGGATGGCTCGGCCGGAGATCTGCTCCTCAAGCTCATGCACTTGGCAAaccggcagcagcagcagggcaagcaccccctgctctga
- the UBOX5 gene encoding RING finger protein 37, with protein sequence MVINVCLPQFKPRIHCNKISADGYEVENLISEDLARRNRGFRSEYFIKPPVHVTISFPFNIEICRINIDISSGGYQTFSGLEVYTSTSCNKSSWQSPEGQCSGLAGQPVSDKDTFTLVGKAVLKNQSKVTFGHRGFKPRPPFHQMENVFSYPGSVSQELWNKGPASLSNVSHLKICITHVAGGGLPSIKRLEVWGQPAKSCPQEVIEGVFQVASQFLAQDVGSLKPELWTPMESDCVPFSANEQQTLHKLVDVVQDIPEEFLDPITLEIMTLPMLLPSGKVIDQTTLEKCNRSEASWGRVPSDPFTGVAFSQHSQPLPHPTLKARIDHFLLQHSIPGTNLLGRAHAAEGLVPSSITMSSLKRKMDCMDQGSLQPPYFSATNLLVTATSENSAKKMRTDSDSHLIQMDCSTGIVLHERRLSESLDTALTSALSSMPSFTAKLMKSQQQAPGEGGCSTSWSVGTVLEHGRSSQTQGCASCGKSFSCYFKAEPVYQLPCGHLLCRPCLAERQKAPASPIHCGSCKRAAATQDVRRVHF encoded by the exons ATGGTAATAAACGTCTGTCTCCCACAGTTCAAGCCAAGAATTCACTGCAACAAG ATCTCTGCCGATGGCTATGAGGTGGAGAACCTGATCTCCGAAGACCTGGCCAGGAGGAACCGCGGCTTCCGCAGCGAGTACTTCATCAAACCCCCGGTGCACGTCACCATCTCCTTCCCCTTCAACATCGAGATCTGCAGGATCAACATCGACATCTCCTCTGGGGGGTACCAGACCTTCTCTGGGCTGGAAGTTTACACCTCTACCTCATGCAACAAAAGCTCTTGGCAGAGCCCTGAGGGGCAGTGCTCAGGTCTGGCCGGGCAGCCTGTGTCGGACAAGGACACCTTCACCCTGGTGGGAAAAGCTGTCttaaaaaatcagagcaaagtGACTTTTGGCCACAGAGGTTTCAAGCCGAGGCCTCCCTTCCATCAGATGGAAAATGTCTTCTCCTACCCCGGCTCGGTGTCTCAAGAGCTCTGGAACAAAGGCCCGGCCTCGCTCAGCAACGTGTCCCACCTAAAAATCTGCATCACCCACGTGGCCGGGGGGGGCCTGCCCAGCATCAAGAGGCTGGAGGTGTGGGGACAGCCTGCCAAGTCCTGCCCACAGGAGGTGATCGAGGGCGTCTTCCAGGTGGCCTCCCAGTTCCTGGCCCAGGACGTGGGCAGCCTCAAGCCGGAGCTCTGGACGCCCATGGAGAGCGACTGCGTCCCCTTCAGTGCCAACGAGCAGCAGACCCTGCACAAGCTGGTGGATGTCGTCCAAGACATCCCTGAAGAATTCCTGGACCCCATCACTCTGGAGATCATGACTTTGCCCATGCTCCTGCCCTCTGGGAAAGTGATTGACCAGACCACCCTGGAGAAGTGCAACCGGAGCGAGGCGTCCTGGGGCCGTGTTCCCAGCGACCCCTTCACGGGGGTGGCCTTCAGCCAGCACTCGCAGCCCCTACCTCACCCCACCCTCAAGGCCAGGATAGACCacttcctgctgcagcacagcatcccTGGCACCAACCTGCTGGGGAGGGCTCACGCTGCAGAGGGCCTGGTGCCCTCCTCCATCACCATGTCttctctgaaaaggaaaatggacTGCATGGATCAGGGCTCCCTGCAGCCGCCCTATTTTTCTGCTACAAACTTACTTGTCACGGCTACCTCAGAGAACAGTGCTAAAAAAATGAGAACTGACAGTGACTCCCACTTGATCCAGATGGACTGTTCCACAGGTATCGTG CTCCAtgaaaggagg CTGTCAGAGAGCTTGGACACTGCTCTGACCTCGGCTCTCAGCTCCATGCCCTCCTTCACGGCCAAGCTGATGAagagccagcagcaggctcCAGGAGAGGGGGGCTGCAGCACTTCCTGGAGCGTGGGCACAGTCCTTG AGCACggcaggagcagccagaccCAGGGATGTGCTTCCTGTGGCAAATCCTTCTCCTGCTACTTCAAGGCAGAGCCCGTGTACCAGCTCCCCTGCGGGCACCTGCTGTGCCGGCCCTGCCTGGCCGAGCGCCAGAAGGCTCCGGCGTCCCCCATCCACTGCGGGAGCTGCAAGAgggcagcagccacacaggACGTCAGGAGAGTTCACTTCTGA
- the FASTKD5 gene encoding FAST kinase domain-containing protein 5, mitochondrial has protein sequence MATVLMCRRFPRLSRVTALSTTAVRKAECGSSKSKKEKRDKPGAAKAGSEPGATIQLLKPQDYRVLYDPAAQGKGRAGSQQHVDRDSRQALGDTFTGPGTVQAPWTFPTASSQALSPIRNALPKSSPRLEQTVLATLYKEEAEEEKREGHDSKEDPRMFQKGRPEYRSLSCDRAEPAQPLPAEEGDSILQSVAGCEGSPGILTDYFLKLSRLPAERRAALPSDPRFSALCHRAATAIRLFSTPDLIQVLKACVPLAVPASHPLLNACEAEFCRRAWDMGLEQLLLVADCWRCLDRSVPSYLAILFSYANLHWKDFTLPRFVQLLYIIGEGRRSPADLVQKVENTILKHLDAFTLEELGAICLGLFKSLSGISDHVMRRIADRVSLQMEDMSTYALVNVLKMLRYTRMDHLPLMRELGKVIPARIPATNIQGIMHITLTYSSLHFFDEDVLTAVATSLPSKVSYCRSKDAAKFLWSFGCLDYEPPNEEFYSSLIKQLHAKLHEFSKFPEHLLTALLGLAFVKRFPEELIDFALGEEFVQKTRGSKYELDKDLFTLGRSVEIECPTYQGSLLPPQLCQEFTEMVSSFAEREIYVRPEILEATSLLESMLGGPEYVKNHMILPHTRSSDLEVHLATDGHPIPFNFKGPVAAQKLKDVEVSLTDDLMAQLLQGRAHKQSPTEVGNEARIPGQDAAGAPCWGAALPAGSKSQAEPKAGRWQPREVRLALQVSNRNHFCYGSKRLLGLHCLKRRQLRLLGYVVVEIPFWEWFPLLKRTRSEKLSYLHYKVFCPELLSRAG, from the coding sequence ATGGCTACGGTGCTAATGTGCCGAAGattccccaggctgagcagggtGACAGCGCTTTCGACCACAGCCGTGCGCAAGGCCGAGTGTGGAAGCAGCAAGAGCAAGAAGGAAAAGCGAGATaagccaggagcagccaaggCTGGGAGTGAACCCGGGGCTACAATCCAGCTGCTGAAGCCTCAGGACTACAGAGTGTTGTATGATCCAGCTGCCCAAGGcaaaggcagggctggctcccagcagcacgTGGATAGGGACAGCAGGCAGGCCCTCGGTGACACCTTCACCGGCCCTGGCACCGTGCAGGCTCCATGGACATTCCCCACTGCCTCTTCCCAAGCTTTGTCACCCATCAGGAATGCTCTGCCCAAGTCCAGCCCACGCCTGGAGCAGACAGTCCTGGCCACGCTGTacaaggaggaagcagaggaggaaaaacgGGAAGGGCACGACTCCAAGGAGGACCCCCGCATGTTCCAGAAAGGGAGGCCCGAGTACAGATCTCTCAGCTGTGACAGagctgagccagcacagcccctccctgcagagGAGGGGGACTCGATTTTACAGAGTGTGGCTGGGTGTGAGGGCAGCCCTGGGATTCTCACGGATTATTTCCTCAAGCTGAGCCGTTTGCCGGCGGAGCGACGCGCGGCGCTGCCGTCCGATCCCAGGTTCAGTGCCCTGTGTCACCGCGCTGCCACGGCCATCAGGCTGTTCAGCACCCCAGATCTCATCCAGGTTTTAAAGGCTTGTGTCCCTTTGGCCGTGCCAGCCTCCCACCCCCTGCTCAACGCGTGCGAGGCCGAGTTCTGCCGGCGGGCGTGGGACAtgggcctggagcagctgctgctggtggcgGATTGCTGGCGCTGCCTGGACCGCAGCGTGCCCTCCTACCTGGCCATTCTGTTCAGCTATGCCAACCTGCACTGGAAGGACTTCACCTTGCCCAGGTTTGTGCAGCTCCTTTACATCATCGGGGAAGGCCGAAGGTCGCCCGCGGATTTGGTGCAGAAGGTGGAGAACACCATCCTGAAACACTTGGACGCCTTCACCTTGGAGGAGCTGGGTGCCATCTGCTTGGGGCTCTTCAAGTCCCTCAGTGGGATCTCTGACCACGTCATGAGGAGGATTGCAGACAGGGTGTCCCTGCAGATGGAGGACATGAGCACCTACGCCTTGGTGAACGTGCTCAAGATGCTCCGCTACACCCGCATGGACCACCTGCCCCTCATGAGGGAGCTCGGGAAGGTCATTCCTGCTCGGATTCCTGCAACAAACATCCAGGGCATCATGCACATCACTCTCACCTATTCATCCCTGCACTTCTTTGACGAGGATGTTTTGACTGCTGTAGCCACCTCGTTGCCTTCCAAGGTGTCCTACTGCCGGAGCAAGGATGCTGCCAAATTCCTGTGGTCGTTTGGGTGCCTGGACTATGAACCTCCCAACGAGGAGTTTTACTCCAGCCTGATAAAGCAATTGCATGCAAAACTCCATGAGTTCAGCAAGTTTCCAGAGCATCTCCTTACTGCTCTGCTTGGCCTGGCATTTGTCAAACgcttcccagaggagctgataGACTTTGCTTTGGGGGAGGAGTTTGTCCAGAAAACCAGAGGTAGCAAATACGAGCTCGACAAGGACCTGTTCACCCTGGGTAGGAGCGTTGAAATCGAGTGCCCGACCTACCAAGGCAGCCTCCTCCCACCTCAGCTTTGTCAAGAGTTCACTGAGATGGTTTCAAGCTTTGCAGAACGGGAAATCTACGTCAGGCCTGAAATCTTGGAAGCCACATCCCTCCTCGAGAGCATGTTGGGAGGCCCTGAGTACGTGAAGAACCACATGATCCTGCCCCACACCAGGTCCAGTGACCTGGAGGTGCATTTGGCCACCGATGGACATCCCATCCCTTTCAATTTCAAGGGTCCTGTGGCAGCCCAGAAGCTGAAAGACGTGGAAGTTAGTCTGACAGATGATTTAATGGCTCAGCTCCTACAGGGGAGAGCTCATAAGCAGAGTCCCACAGAAGTGGGAAATGAAGCCAGGATTCCCGGACAGGACGCAGCAGGAGCACCGTGCTGGGGTGCAGCCCTTCCTGCAGGTTCCAAATCCCAGGCTGAGCCTAAAGCAGGGCGCTGGCAGCCTCGGGAAGTGAGGCTGGCACTGCAGGTGTCCAACAGGAACCACTTCTGCTACGGCTCCAAgcggctgctggggctgcactgcCTGAAGCGGCGGCAGCTGCGGCTGCTGGGCTACGTGGTGGTGGAGATTCCCTTCTGGGAATGGTTCCCTCTGCTCAAGCGCACGCGCTCCGAGAAGCTCAGCTACCTCCACTACAAAGTGttctgcccagagctgctcagcagggctggctaG